In the genome of Spirochaetia bacterium, one region contains:
- a CDS encoding acetoacetate decarboxylase family protein translates to MAAKLEEHFVNVYEVGACVDAGGNFPGATNAAYDLVYHLFEKKPETSFHLDAAGVKKFSPVSVMREQEGVYMSYLTKPEAISRILPPPLKPFSLPVVTLSVCHIADPSFADNYYEAILGVYAYLGDKLGLYPISLVLGGQGAEMAVAAGRDNGSMPKKLGAEFVIRKEGDNVHATVVRRGTQLVDLELEIGAYNSPLTALLYQSPEPGKKTYGGGFYYHFDRLPDEKGVSRFQHAALLTNLCEYDYKLWKPGFAKLKLQSSLDDPWAELPITTIVGGAYSKNDLTVQKETKVMDLEADKVMPYLLTGYYDQTLFGRTGRK, encoded by the coding sequence TTGGCGGCAAAACTGGAAGAGCACTTTGTCAATGTATATGAAGTCGGTGCCTGTGTTGATGCAGGTGGGAATTTCCCCGGAGCTACCAATGCCGCGTATGACCTCGTATACCATCTCTTTGAGAAAAAGCCGGAGACAAGTTTTCACCTTGATGCAGCAGGTGTGAAAAAGTTTTCCCCTGTTTCTGTCATGCGTGAACAGGAGGGGGTGTACATGTCGTATCTGACAAAACCGGAAGCGATCAGTCGCATTCTTCCTCCACCTCTCAAGCCATTCTCACTTCCTGTGGTTACGCTTTCCGTCTGTCATATTGCCGATCCGTCATTTGCCGACAACTATTATGAAGCTATCCTTGGTGTCTATGCCTATCTTGGCGACAAACTTGGACTATATCCGATTTCTCTTGTTCTCGGTGGGCAAGGAGCTGAAATGGCTGTTGCTGCAGGCCGGGACAATGGAAGCATGCCCAAGAAACTTGGTGCTGAGTTCGTCATCAGGAAGGAAGGAGACAATGTCCATGCGACGGTTGTAAGGAGAGGTACGCAGTTGGTGGACCTGGAACTGGAAATAGGTGCATACAACAGTCCTCTTACGGCATTGCTGTATCAATCGCCGGAACCGGGTAAGAAAACGTATGGCGGCGGATTCTATTACCATTTTGACCGTCTTCCTGACGAAAAGGGAGTGTCCCGTTTCCAACATGCTGCGTTGCTGACCAATCTCTGCGAATATGACTACAAGCTTTGGAAACCGGGATTTGCCAAGCTTAAGCTCCAATCGAGTCTGGATGACCCTTGGGCAGAACTGCCGATTACCACGATTGTCGGAGGTGCTTACAGCAAGAATGACCTGACGGTTCAGAAAGAAACCAAGGTCATGGACCTTGAGGCTGACAAGGTAATGCCTTACCTGCTTACTGGTTATTATGACCAGACATTGTTCGGGCGTACCGGACGTAAGTAA
- a CDS encoding DNA-3-methyladenine glycosylase I, with the protein MELKRCKWADSNPLLITYHDNEWGNPVHDDRKHFEYLTLEVMQCGLNWLTVLKKREAFRKVFDDFDFSKIARYDEKKIQEIMAAKDIIHSKNKIQAIVKNAKGFIAIEKEFGTFDTYIWGFTNGKTIEYPGHATGEVTVSRNELSDRISTDLKKRGFSYVGSITMYAHLQAAGIINDHRDYCFKYKCLL; encoded by the coding sequence ATGGAACTAAAAAGATGCAAATGGGCAGACAGCAACCCTTTGCTTATCACGTATCATGACAATGAGTGGGGAAATCCTGTACATGATGACAGAAAACATTTTGAATACCTTACGCTCGAAGTCATGCAGTGTGGGTTGAACTGGTTGACCGTATTGAAAAAACGGGAGGCATTCCGCAAGGTATTTGATGATTTTGACTTCTCCAAGATTGCCCGGTATGACGAAAAGAAAATCCAGGAAATAATGGCTGCCAAGGATATAATCCATTCAAAGAACAAAATTCAGGCTATAGTAAAAAATGCGAAAGGGTTTATTGCAATCGAAAAGGAATTCGGTACCTTCGATACCTACATCTGGGGTTTTACAAACGGAAAAACCATTGAATATCCTGGACATGCAACAGGGGAAGTCACCGTTTCAAGGAATGAATTATCGGATCGGATAAGCACAGATTTGAAAAAACGAGGCTTTTCCTATGTAGGCTCAATTACCATGTATGCCCATTTGCAGGCAGCAGGAATCATCAACGATCATAGGGACTATTGCTTCAAATATAAGTGCCTTCTCTGA
- a CDS encoding chromate transporter, translating to MIYLELFFNFFRIGLFAIGGGLATLPFLFELSANNPTWLSAGDISNMVAVSQSTPGPMGINMATFAGHQAAGLLGSLVATFGLVTPSVIIILLVARALERFRDNKFVNYAFYGLRATVIALIGYACSQVFVLAILDGNRVRPIEAGMFAVMLFLIVKFKKVHPIIWIAIAAVLGIVLKLPS from the coding sequence ATGATTTATCTTGAACTGTTTTTCAATTTCTTTCGCATAGGTTTGTTTGCAATCGGCGGTGGTCTTGCAACCTTACCGTTCCTTTTTGAGCTTTCGGCAAATAATCCTACATGGCTCAGTGCCGGCGATATTTCCAATATGGTGGCTGTCAGCCAGTCGACACCAGGTCCCATGGGAATCAACATGGCAACTTTTGCGGGTCATCAGGCAGCCGGACTGTTGGGGTCTTTGGTAGCAACTTTTGGCTTGGTGACACCTTCCGTGATTATCATCCTGCTCGTTGCCAGAGCTTTGGAAAGATTCCGTGATAATAAATTTGTAAATTACGCATTCTACGGACTCAGGGCGACGGTCATTGCCTTGATAGGGTATGCCTGTAGCCAAGTCTTTGTGCTTGCCATACTTGATGGTAACCGTGTCAGACCTATTGAAGCAGGAATGTTTGCGGTCATGCTGTTCCTTATCGTGAAGTTCAAGAAGGTGCATCCAATCATTTGGATTGCTATTGCAGCAGTCCTTGGTATTGTACTGAAGTTGCCTTCATAA
- a CDS encoding DNA mismatch repair protein — protein MEYDSRSKNSIIAYARRLEGHTIEETNGTYGTYEGSSPLGEFAPDYKSYKGKGQFGQFLEEQYFGLANNSESRPDFKEVGLELKASPLKVLKNGQVRVKERLVLNHFTYFDIAKETFETSHFKMKDAFILLVFYFYERGIKLQLLKVDLVDLWECLKEDEEQIREDWQIIVNKVKAGKAEEISEGDTLYLGACTKGATAATSMQSQPYSSVKARGRALCFKQSYINHIYKILSVRKKKRKAPLNIPHFVKNKNITFEQNINNLCAPYIGRSFKDIAEELEISLTAKNRYALLARAILGYKKGDKSFYEFDAADIQVKTIRVEGDGKIREHMSFRPIVYTDIVNEEWEDSDFYQELVSKFIFVIFRKIKDASDYYLSEVKFWNMPEKDLEIVHGVWEDAKRCIAEDDFRNLPKISEHRIAHVRTHARKGNDKQETPSGRMECKRSFWLNREYIIEKII, from the coding sequence ATGGAATATGATTCTAGAAGCAAAAACTCTATCATTGCTTATGCAAGAAGACTTGAAGGACATACCATAGAAGAAACCAATGGTACATACGGGACTTATGAAGGTTCCAGTCCCTTAGGTGAATTTGCCCCGGATTATAAATCATACAAGGGTAAAGGACAATTTGGACAATTTCTTGAGGAACAGTATTTCGGCTTGGCTAACAATTCTGAATCCAGACCAGATTTTAAAGAAGTCGGCCTAGAGTTGAAGGCTTCACCCTTGAAAGTCCTTAAGAATGGACAGGTACGCGTGAAAGAACGCCTTGTACTCAATCATTTTACATATTTTGACATTGCCAAGGAAACATTTGAAACTTCCCATTTTAAGATGAAGGATGCTTTCATATTGCTTGTTTTTTATTTCTATGAAAGGGGAATAAAGCTACAGTTACTTAAAGTTGATTTGGTAGATTTGTGGGAATGTTTAAAAGAGGATGAGGAGCAAATCAGGGAAGATTGGCAGATTATTGTCAACAAAGTGAAAGCCGGCAAGGCTGAAGAGATTTCTGAAGGTGATACATTATATTTAGGTGCCTGCACAAAGGGTGCTACTGCTGCAACATCTATGCAGTCACAGCCCTATTCATCAGTAAAAGCACGAGGAAGGGCGCTTTGTTTCAAGCAATCCTATATCAACCATATCTATAAGATATTGTCTGTACGGAAGAAAAAACGAAAGGCTCCGTTGAATATTCCTCATTTTGTCAAAAACAAGAATATCACTTTTGAGCAGAACATCAATAATTTGTGTGCTCCCTATATCGGCAGGTCTTTCAAAGATATTGCAGAAGAATTGGAAATCAGTTTGACGGCAAAGAACCGTTATGCATTGCTTGCGCGGGCAATTCTTGGTTACAAAAAGGGTGACAAGAGCTTTTATGAATTTGATGCAGCAGACATCCAAGTCAAAACTATCAGGGTCGAAGGGGATGGAAAGATAAGAGAACATATGTCTTTTAGACCCATCGTGTATACTGACATTGTTAATGAGGAGTGGGAAGACAGCGATTTTTACCAAGAGCTGGTCAGCAAATTTATCTTTGTTATTTTCAGAAAGATTAAGGATGCTTCTGACTATTATTTGTCTGAAGTGAAGTTTTGGAATATGCCAGAAAAAGACCTCGAAATTGTCCATGGAGTCTGGGAAGATGCAAAGCGATGCATTGCCGAAGATGATTTTAGGAACTTACCTAAGATTAGTGAACATCGGATTGCTCATGTCCGAACTCATGCAAGAAAAGGTAATGATAAACAGGAAACTCCATCTGGAAGAATGGAATGCAAAAGAAGTTTCTGGCTTAATCGTGAGTATATAATTGAAAAAATAATTTAA
- a CDS encoding HNH endonuclease, with protein sequence MPAGKPWNEKETILALWLYYCIPPGKVDSNNPQIAGLAKLLGRSSNAVALKIANLKAYDRNATGKGMSNGSHWDRELPEKYLPDPEKLFQDCQTILLDDFPQSCNSIHDFPLTDAELQNNSFTTYQDDKTGLIKIRERQQVFRQILLTNYHWECCLSGITNPDFLVASHIVPWAADKAHRVDPQNGLLLNTMLDRAFDKGYFSLHPSTYEVMVASGIRDEKLRNYLNCYNGREIMLPQNNFRKPKKEFLEFHNENIFEHFNQDDSNSFFTFS encoded by the coding sequence ATGCCAGCCGGAAAACCATGGAACGAAAAAGAAACAATACTTGCACTCTGGCTGTATTATTGTATCCCGCCAGGAAAAGTTGATTCAAATAATCCTCAGATCGCCGGTCTTGCAAAGCTATTAGGGAGATCATCCAATGCAGTAGCATTGAAAATTGCAAACCTAAAGGCTTACGACCGGAATGCAACAGGAAAAGGCATGTCAAACGGAAGCCATTGGGACAGGGAACTGCCGGAAAAGTATTTGCCTGATCCCGAAAAGCTTTTCCAAGACTGCCAAACCATACTTCTGGATGATTTTCCTCAATCCTGCAACAGTATCCACGATTTTCCTCTTACTGATGCTGAACTACAAAACAACTCATTTACGACTTATCAGGATGACAAGACCGGTCTGATAAAAATCAGAGAAAGACAACAGGTGTTCCGGCAGATTCTCCTGACAAACTATCACTGGGAATGTTGCCTGTCAGGCATAACCAATCCCGATTTTCTAGTTGCCAGCCATATCGTCCCATGGGCAGCAGACAAGGCACACAGGGTCGATCCTCAAAATGGCCTGCTTCTCAATACGATGCTGGACAGAGCATTTGACAAAGGTTACTTTTCCTTGCATCCATCAACATACGAAGTCATGGTAGCTTCCGGCATCAGGGACGAAAAATTAAGGAATTACCTCAATTGTTACAACGGACGGGAAATAATGCTCCCGCAAAACAATTTCCGCAAGCCCAAAAAGGAATTCCTTGAATTTCATAACGAAAACATATTTGAACACTTCAATCAGGACGACAGCAACTCTTTCTTTACATTTTCCTGA
- a CDS encoding pseudouridine-5'-phosphate glycosidase encodes MDKNVLDFSPEVKKAMQEGQPVVALESTIISHGMPYPKNVQTALEVERIIREQGAVPATIAIIGGKLKVGLLPEEIDYLGKKGLAVTKTSRRDIPVLVAAGSDGATTVAATMIIAHMAGIFVFCTGGIGGVHRGATHTMDISADLEELAKTSVMVVCAGAKSILDIGLTLEYLETKGVPVLAYGTEDFPAFFTRQSGYKANCRVDSPKEFASILKAKQELGLEGGILVADPIPEAYSMDAAYINRKIDEAIEEANQKGIVGKALTPFLLDAIQKETAGQSLDANIHLVYNNATLAAQIAVDYQKQIGDRQ; translated from the coding sequence ATGGATAAAAATGTCTTGGATTTTTCACCTGAGGTAAAGAAGGCTATGCAGGAAGGACAGCCTGTCGTTGCATTGGAATCGACTATTATTTCCCATGGCATGCCGTATCCGAAGAATGTGCAGACAGCACTTGAAGTGGAACGTATCATACGGGAACAGGGTGCCGTCCCGGCAACCATTGCCATTATCGGAGGCAAGCTCAAGGTAGGGCTGTTGCCGGAAGAAATAGACTATCTGGGCAAAAAGGGTCTTGCCGTAACAAAAACCAGCCGCAGGGATATCCCCGTACTGGTAGCTGCCGGCAGTGATGGAGCAACTACCGTTGCCGCGACTATGATCATTGCCCATATGGCAGGGATTTTTGTGTTCTGTACCGGAGGTATCGGGGGCGTCCATCGTGGAGCAACCCATACAATGGATATTTCGGCAGATTTGGAGGAGCTTGCAAAGACTTCCGTCATGGTCGTCTGTGCGGGGGCCAAATCTATTCTTGATATAGGGCTGACACTTGAGTACCTGGAAACGAAGGGAGTACCTGTGCTTGCTTATGGCACTGAGGATTTTCCTGCTTTCTTTACCCGGCAAAGCGGCTACAAGGCAAACTGTCGGGTTGATTCTCCGAAGGAGTTTGCATCGATACTAAAGGCTAAGCAGGAGCTTGGTCTTGAAGGTGGTATCCTTGTTGCCGATCCGATTCCTGAGGCATATTCCATGGATGCAGCATATATCAACAGAAAAATTGACGAAGCAATTGAAGAAGCCAATCAGAAAGGTATTGTAGGAAAAGCACTGACACCCTTCCTTTTGGATGCGATACAGAAGGAAACGGCAGGACAAAGCCTTGATGCCAATATCCATCTTGTCTATAACAATGCAACTCTTGCTGCACAGATAGCTGTAGATTATCAGAAACAGATAGGGGATAGGCAGTAA
- a CDS encoding carbohydrate kinase family protein — MQKQQSQVVVIGDAMMDYQYWIQKMPSAGEDVFISRNCENPGGSGANTAFALAYLQVGSSFCGRVGQDDIGRKIVARMQLAGVDCSCVQYGGKTGYTLTMIDAQGERTMFSYRGSNEGSADASNGLISAVTKAKVLLLSGYLLTDARQSLFAIKMAHIAQEHNVIVALDPSPTIDLVSPSIIDDILEATDVLLPNERELGIISRQSSLDEGLTAVSHRIPCIAVKQGASGASILVRKDFEPVVGSRFTDTERLHAGADALQVVDTTGAGDAFNAGFLASFLKNSQPGQWLADGNSLASQVVVRQGATSLFDVPDVV, encoded by the coding sequence ATGCAGAAACAGCAGTCTCAAGTCGTAGTCATCGGTGATGCCATGATGGATTACCAGTATTGGATACAGAAGATGCCTTCGGCAGGTGAAGATGTATTTATTTCCCGTAACTGTGAGAACCCTGGAGGTTCCGGAGCCAATACTGCATTTGCCCTTGCATACCTGCAGGTCGGAAGCAGTTTCTGCGGAAGGGTTGGCCAAGACGACATAGGGAGAAAGATAGTTGCCAGGATGCAGCTGGCCGGGGTAGATTGTTCCTGTGTCCAGTATGGCGGAAAGACCGGCTATACCTTGACTATGATCGATGCCCAGGGAGAAAGGACGATGTTTTCCTACCGTGGCAGCAACGAGGGATCTGCAGACGCGAGTAACGGGCTTATCTCAGCGGTAACAAAAGCAAAGGTCCTTCTGCTTTCAGGCTACTTGCTGACTGATGCCAGACAGTCTCTTTTTGCAATTAAGATGGCCCACATTGCACAAGAACATAATGTTATCGTTGCTTTGGATCCTTCTCCGACCATTGACCTTGTGTCGCCGTCTATTATTGACGATATACTTGAGGCTACTGATGTACTGCTTCCCAATGAGCGTGAACTGGGCATCATTTCCAGGCAATCTTCTCTGGATGAAGGTTTGACGGCTGTAAGCCATCGCATTCCCTGCATTGCTGTAAAGCAAGGGGCTTCCGGGGCTTCCATACTGGTCAGGAAGGACTTTGAACCGGTTGTCGGCAGCAGGTTTACTGATACTGAAAGACTTCATGCAGGAGCAGATGCCCTACAGGTAGTCGATACCACAGGAGCTGGTGATGCATTCAATGCGGGGTTCCTTGCTTCCTTTTTAAAAAACAGCCAACCTGGACAATGGTTGGCTGATGGAAACAGCCTGGCTTCTCAGGTGGTTGTACGGCAGGGTGCAACTTCCTTGTTTGATGTTCCGGATGTTGTTTGA
- the dcm gene encoding DNA (cytosine-5-)-methyltransferase, protein MEKNTVVELFAGVGGFRLGLETSGWKTIYANQWEPGQKKQWAFDCYNTRFSKGNWTNIDIATIDTKDIPDHTLLCGGFPCQDYSVAATLATSKGIQGKKGVLWWEIRRIAEAKRPKYILLENVDRLLKSPASQRGRDFGIILSCLNALGYAIEWRVINAAEYGFPQRRRRTFIFATKTGVAKRMYTKKLTPADIIGKTGLFAKAFPVLQDINPQLPLIDIPENLVELSKSFSAEFENSGYCRNFLCYTARTTPDYHGPFKFLGDILEKNVDDHYYLKEQDLDKWAYMKGAKREKRITKSGFEYNYAEGPIAYPDYLDRPSRTMLTSESSKNRSTHVVKDPQTGKLRLLTPVECERLDGFPDNWTNTMPEKKRYFCMGNALVVGLIEIIGKEINKI, encoded by the coding sequence ATGGAAAAAAATACTGTAGTTGAGCTTTTTGCCGGTGTCGGCGGATTCCGTCTTGGTTTGGAAACCAGCGGATGGAAAACCATCTACGCAAACCAATGGGAACCAGGACAAAAAAAACAATGGGCATTTGATTGCTACAACACTCGTTTTTCCAAAGGAAACTGGACAAACATAGATATTGCTACGATAGATACAAAGGATATCCCAGACCATACGCTCCTGTGCGGAGGCTTTCCTTGCCAAGACTATTCTGTGGCAGCGACATTGGCAACTTCAAAGGGAATCCAAGGAAAGAAAGGCGTCCTCTGGTGGGAAATCAGAAGGATTGCAGAAGCAAAACGGCCCAAGTACATCTTGTTGGAGAATGTTGACCGTCTGCTCAAATCTCCTGCATCCCAGAGAGGAAGGGACTTCGGCATCATCCTGTCATGTCTCAATGCCCTAGGGTATGCCATAGAGTGGCGGGTTATCAATGCAGCTGAATATGGTTTCCCACAGCGCAGACGTAGGACCTTTATCTTTGCGACCAAAACAGGTGTTGCAAAAAGAATGTATACAAAGAAACTGACACCTGCAGATATCATTGGAAAGACCGGTCTTTTTGCAAAGGCCTTCCCTGTCCTGCAGGATATTAACCCACAACTCCCCTTGATAGATATTCCTGAAAATCTGGTCGAACTATCCAAGTCATTCTCTGCAGAGTTTGAGAACTCAGGCTATTGTAGAAACTTCTTGTGTTACACAGCAAGGACAACTCCTGATTATCATGGCCCGTTTAAATTCCTAGGAGATATTCTTGAGAAAAATGTCGATGACCATTATTACCTCAAAGAACAGGATTTGGACAAATGGGCATACATGAAAGGTGCAAAAAGAGAAAAGCGAATAACGAAATCAGGCTTTGAGTATAACTATGCAGAAGGACCGATTGCCTATCCCGATTATCTGGACCGTCCCAGCAGGACCATGCTCACCTCAGAGTCAAGCAAAAACCGTTCGACCCATGTTGTAAAGGACCCACAGACAGGTAAATTACGTTTATTGACTCCTGTCGAATGCGAAAGGCTTGATGGATTCCCTGACAACTGGACTAATACGATGCCAGAAAAGAAACGCTACTTCTGCATGGGAAATGCACTTGTAGTTGGACTAATTGAAATCATTGGAAAAGAAATCAATAAAATTTAG
- a CDS encoding PfkB family carbohydrate kinase, with product MITEREKEILRLVKENPLISQAEIAQRAGIKRSSVAVHISNLMKKGAILGKGYVLPEYPYVSVIGGVNMDILGSTEHPLIAHDSNPGHIEMSPGGAGRNQAENLCLLGIQTKFMTVFGDDVNAEKIHGSCREVGMDTSGSIVVPNGRTSMYISVIGKDGKLQYGISDMEAMEELSPAIIKSRMPVINKSCACVVESNLSEAALAYIAGNCKVPVFAETVSSTKAKKLCRILDKLYALRANAEDLQSLIGKKAIDRKTVEASVRLLVGKGVQHVYVTLGQEMVCYGDKNQILTVISKAVPIVNLTGTRDSFSAALVWAFINGFSVEKTVVAALTSACICADGRGAVNQSLTEEKLLALMKQKEADGSFSFSG from the coding sequence ATGATAACAGAACGGGAAAAAGAAATACTCAGGCTGGTAAAGGAAAATCCATTGATTTCCCAGGCTGAGATTGCACAGCGGGCAGGTATCAAGCGATCGTCTGTTGCCGTACATATTTCAAACCTGATGAAAAAAGGTGCTATTCTGGGCAAAGGCTATGTCTTGCCTGAATATCCGTATGTTTCTGTTATAGGCGGAGTGAACATGGATATACTTGGCAGTACCGAGCATCCTTTGATCGCACATGATTCAAATCCCGGACATATTGAAATGTCTCCTGGTGGAGCAGGAAGGAACCAGGCAGAAAATCTCTGCCTGTTGGGTATACAGACAAAGTTCATGACTGTCTTTGGCGATGATGTCAATGCGGAAAAGATCCATGGCAGTTGCCGTGAAGTCGGCATGGATACGTCAGGATCCATCGTTGTCCCCAACGGGAGGACCTCAATGTACATTTCTGTCATTGGCAAGGATGGAAAACTGCAATATGGGATTTCTGACATGGAAGCGATGGAAGAACTCAGCCCTGCCATCATCAAGTCAAGGATGCCGGTCATCAACAAATCATGTGCCTGTGTAGTGGAATCAAACCTGAGTGAAGCTGCCTTGGCATATATTGCAGGCAACTGCAAGGTACCTGTCTTTGCTGAGACAGTTTCGAGTACAAAAGCAAAAAAGTTATGTAGGATTTTAGATAAGCTTTATGCCTTGCGGGCGAATGCTGAGGATCTGCAGTCGCTTATCGGCAAGAAAGCTATCGATAGGAAAACTGTGGAAGCAAGTGTACGGTTGCTTGTAGGAAAAGGTGTCCAGCATGTATATGTGACGCTTGGACAGGAAATGGTCTGCTATGGCGACAAGAACCAAATCCTGACGGTGATTTCCAAGGCGGTTCCTATAGTCAACCTGACTGGTACCCGTGATAGCTTTTCTGCAGCACTGGTATGGGCTTTTATCAATGGCTTTTCAGTGGAAAAGACGGTTGTTGCCGCTTTGACGAGTGCCTGTATCTGTGCAGATGGCAGAGGTGCCGTAAATCAATCGCTTACGGAAGAAAAACTCCTTGCGTTGATGAAACAAAAAGAAGCAGATGGTTCCTTCAGTTTTTCTGGCTGA
- a CDS encoding LysE family transporter: MQWIPFLTYAFAMAFSPGPNTLLALSSGNRFSTRQTLILFAGMYSGFFLVMLLCAVFLSGLKAFLPGAVSFLKWFGAAFIVYLAYQMAKSGNLTEEKSQKYEKGYGFMKGFLLQFLNVKIALYGVTALETYLLGNFSILFSCFLLTLSGFLAAIVWGFAGKSLALLFSTRGVLINRILAIALLGVAVSLLFT; the protein is encoded by the coding sequence ATGCAGTGGATTCCTTTTCTGACCTATGCCTTTGCCATGGCGTTTTCGCCAGGACCAAATACGTTGCTTGCCCTTTCAAGTGGCAATCGTTTTTCCACAAGACAGACGTTGATCCTCTTTGCCGGTATGTACAGCGGATTCTTTCTTGTCATGCTTCTCTGTGCCGTTTTTCTTTCCGGACTGAAAGCATTCCTCCCCGGAGCCGTATCGTTTCTGAAATGGTTCGGAGCCGCTTTCATAGTATATCTGGCTTACCAGATGGCAAAAAGTGGAAATCTTACAGAAGAAAAAAGTCAAAAATATGAAAAGGGCTATGGTTTCATGAAAGGCTTTCTCCTGCAGTTCCTGAATGTAAAGATTGCCCTCTATGGCGTTACAGCACTTGAAACATATCTGCTTGGAAACTTTTCCATCCTCTTTTCCTGTTTTCTGCTGACATTGTCAGGATTCCTGGCCGCAATCGTCTGGGGATTCGCAGGAAAGAGCCTTGCCCTCCTTTTTTCAACACGCGGAGTGTTGATAAACAGGATATTGGCAATAGCCTTATTAGGAGTTGCCGTCAGCCTTCTATTCACGTAA
- a CDS encoding chromate transporter, translating into MPSGKGHASFADLFITFAKIGGMTFGGGYAMLPILQREIVENKKWCTEDELLDYFAVGQCTPGIIAVNTATFIGYKQRGNLGGIWSTFGMVFPSLVIISIISYVLDAFQSNVYVQMAFSGIRVAVCALILSAIIKLSKKSIVDVPTAIIAIATFLVMLFYALSPVIFVVVGIGLGLVLSLLKEKRGSR; encoded by the coding sequence ATGCCAAGCGGTAAAGGTCATGCTTCTTTTGCAGACCTGTTCATAACATTTGCAAAGATAGGCGGCATGACTTTCGGCGGAGGCTATGCAATGCTTCCGATCCTGCAGCGGGAGATCGTGGAAAACAAGAAATGGTGTACCGAGGATGAGTTGCTTGACTACTTTGCTGTCGGGCAATGTACCCCTGGGATCATAGCGGTGAATACTGCCACTTTCATAGGTTACAAGCAAAGGGGCAACCTTGGTGGCATCTGGTCAACGTTTGGAATGGTATTTCCTTCTTTGGTCATCATTTCCATCATTTCTTATGTGTTGGATGCTTTCCAGAGCAATGTATATGTGCAGATGGCTTTTTCCGGTATCAGGGTTGCCGTCTGTGCCTTGATCCTGTCAGCCATCATCAAGCTGTCGAAGAAGAGCATAGTCGATGTGCCGACTGCAATCATTGCCATTGCAACATTCCTTGTAATGCTGTTCTATGCCCTTTCCCCGGTGATTTTTGTCGTCGTAGGTATTGGTCTTGGCCTTGTCCTTTCTTTGTTGAAAGAAAAGAGAGGCTCCAGATGA